The DNA window CCACCGCTTTGGTGGCGCTTTATTTTTTTGGGCTCGCCTGAGCCGCTTGACGAAAAGTTAAGCCGAGCCTGCCAAAATGGCCCTAGGATTCTAGGGGGATCGAATGAAAGCTAGGCTGTTGATCGTTATTGCCCTCCTTGCCTTGACGGCATGTGCCACCACCACTTCGCCAACCGGCCGCCGACAGGTGGTGGGAGGCGTGTCGCAACAACAGCTCGACCAGCTCGGCGCGCAGTCGTTTGCGCAGACCAAGGCCAAAGAAAAAGTCAGTACCGACGGCAGGCAAAATGCCTATGTGCAATGCGTGGTCAACGCGCTGGTTGCGCAGTTGCAGCCGCAATGGCGCCAAACCCGCTGGGAAACGGCGCTGTTCGTGGATGACGAAGCCAATGCATTTGCTCTGCCCGGCGGCAAGGTGGGCGTAAACACCGGCATTTTCACCGTTGCCAAGACCCAGGATCAGTTGGCCGCCGTGCTTGGACACGAGATCGGGCATGTGATTTCGCGCCACCATGAAGAACGCATCACCCGTCAGCTCGGCGCACAGGCCGGCCTGGACATCATCGGCGCTCTGGCCGGTGCGGCCTATGGAGATGGAGCCGCTAGCGCGGTCAATCAGGTCGGCAGTATGACCGCCCAGACAGTGTTTTTGCTACCCGGCTCGCGCACGCAAGAGAGCGAGGCCGATGTGGTCGGTCAGCGTTTGATGGCCCAGGCAGGCTTCGATCCTGCCCAGGCAGTGACGTTGTGGCAGAACATGATGTCTGCCAGTGGCAACCGTCAGCCGCAGTGGCTGTCCACCCACCCCGCCCCCGCCAACCGGATTCGCGAACTGCAGGCCGACGTCAATCAGCTCGAACCGGTCTACCAGCAGGCGCTACAGGACGGCCATGGGCCGCATTGTGGCTAGAGTGACTAACAAAACGTTATGTCTCCCATCTGCCGGGCGCTGGTGATGCCCTGAATCGACCAGTGGCCAAGTACACTTCGGTCCCGAGCGCATCAACCCCGCATCTGTTGTTAGCTGCTCTAAGACTTCGTCTCACGTACTGATTGTCGCAATACCGCATGGAAACCGTTTTCGGGAAGTGAGACTTTCTGCTACGTTTGCCGGCTGAGATTTTTCGTACAGCGTCTATTCCGCTTTTCGTACCGCCTGACGGCGGCTCGTCCGAGGTAAAACATGAAACTGCTCAACCGCAAGCAAGCCCTGTTGTCCTTGTTCATCGCCGCCTCCCTGGGCGGGGCTGTGGTTGCCGACGCGGTCGCCCAGTCCGACCGCTCGTCCGAGCGTGCCAGCCGCAAGTCCAAGAACAGCGGCAAGGCCGAAGAGCTATACCCGCAGTCCACGCGCGCAGCACCGACCATCAAGCCCTCGTCCAAGCTGAGCAGTAAGCTGCAGAAGCTGATCGAAACCTTCAACAAGGGCGAAGACTATCCAGGCGTGCGTACCCAGGCCGATGAGATCCTGGCCAACAGTGCTGCCAATGAAGCCGACAAGGCGCTCGCCGCCCAGCTCGCTGCGCAAGCGGCCTACAATCTGGACGACGTCGCCGCTGCCAAAAAGTACCTGCAGCAGGCGATCAGCCTGAATACGCTGGACAACAACGGCCAGTTCCAGTCGATGCTGATGCTGGCCCAGTTGCAGTTGCAGGATAACCAGCAGGCTGAGGGTTTGGTCACGTTGGACAAATATCTGGATGAGAGCAAGTCGCAGCGTCCGGAAGATCTGATTCTCAAGGGCCAAGCGCTGTATCAGGTCGAGCGCTACAAGGAAGCGATTCCGGTGTTGAAGCAAGCCATCGCCGCCTCGCCCGAGCCGAAGGACGCCTGGAACCAGTTGCTGATGTCGTCCTACGCCGAAGCCGGTCAGACCGGTGAAGCCGTCGCCGCTGCCGAGGCGCTCGCCGTCAAAAGCCCGGGCGACAAGAAGGCGCAGCTCAACCTGGCCAGTATGTATATGCAGGCCGATCAGATGGACAAGGCCGCTGCGGTGATGGATAAGCTGCGTGCCGCCGGGCAGTTGACCGAAGAAAAGGAATACAAGCAGCTGTATTCCATCTACGCCAACACCGAGAAAAAAGAAAAGGACGTCATCGCTGTTATCAATGAAGGTATGCAAAAAGGCATCCTAAAGCCTGATTATCAGACATATCTCGCGTTGGCGCAGTCCTACTACTACAGCGAGGATGTGCCGAAGGCGATCGAGAACTGGCAAAAAGCCGCACCGCTTTCCAAGGACGGCGAGACCTATTTGAATCTGGCCAAGGTGCTGCATTCGGAAGGTCGCATCCCGGAGGCCAGGCAGGCCGCGCAGCAGGCGATCGCCAAGGGAGTCAAAAAACCTGATGACGCAAAGAAGATCATTAACTTGAAGTAAAAAAGAAAATAAACCCCCGAAGTCCATGTATTTTTAGTGGTGACAGCACTCGGGATTGGTATAAGCTTGGGAGTTCCTGCGGCGTCAAAGCCGTCCGAAAACCTGGGGATCATTACAGTGATCCGGGCCCCTACTGAAAGAGCCATTGGCGCATGACGGAACAACTCGTTATCCACAGGCATGACTATGATGCCGGGAACCAGGGTCTGAGCTGGGCCCGCATTATCGGCATTGCCTTCGTAATTGCCTTGCACCTCACTGCATTGATGATGTTGCTGATCCCTGCAGTGGCTCCAAAGGCTCCGGCAGAGAAAGAGCGCACCACCACAGTCACTTTGGTGGATGCACCACCACCACCACCTCCCCCGCCGCCCCCGCCGCCGCCGGAAGACAAGCCTCCGCCGCCGGTCAAGAATCTGTCGCCGCCGAAGCCCTCACCGGTTCCGCCGCCGCCGGAAGCTCCGGTGGTCGATGTTCCCGAACCGCGTCCTAGCGATATCGTCACGCCGCCGAGCCCACCGTCTCAGCCGCAGCCGCCAAGTGACATTGGCGCCAGTGTCGATATTTCGTCCAAGAACATGAACCCGCCGAAGTACCCGCCGGCTGCATTCCGTGCCGGCATACAAGGTGAGGTCGTCTTGATCGTGGATGTTGATGCCAGCGGCAACGTGACCAATGTGTCGGTCGAAAAGTCCAGCCGCAACCGCGACCTTGACCGTGCCGCGATGGATGCAGCACGCAAGTGGAAATTCAACGCTTCGATTGTTAACGGGCAGAAATCTGCCGGACGTGTTCGTGTCCCGGTCAACTTTGCCCTGAACTGATCCCACGGGCCGGCTACGGTCGGCCCAGGATCCTGTCTTCCTTTCGCTCCACCCTTCATCACCACACACAACTAAAGGTAAGCGTCATGCCGCAGGAATTCTTTATCGCCGCCGCTGCAGGGGGCTCCAATCCGTCGGCCGCTCTGTCGCAGATGGGCTTCGAGCACTTGATCACCGAGATGACCTCCAACCCCGGCGATTTCGCCGTGTCCTGGGTCGTTCTGATCACCCTGATCGCTATGTCCGCTTCTTCCTGGTACTGGACGGTCATCAACATCTTCCGCGCCACCCGTCTGAAGAGTGCGGCTGACCGCGTCACCACCGCGTTCTGGGATGCCCCGAACGCACAGGACGCCATCCGCGCCATGGAAGCGCAGTCGGCTTCCGAGCCGTTCTCGAAGATCGCGCTGGACGCAGCCCAGGCTGCTGCTCACCACCAGCGCGCCGAAGGCAGCACCGGCGCGCTGGGCGAGAGCCTGAGCCGCTCGGAGTTTGTCGATCGCGCCCTGCGTCAGGCCGTGACCCGCGAAAGCACCAAGCTGCAGTCCGGCATGACCCTGCTCGCCACCGTCGGTGCGACCGCACCGTTCGTCGGTCTGCTGGGTACCGTGTGGGGCATCTATGGCGCGCTGATCAAGATCGGTGCAACCGGTTCGGCCTCCATCGACGCCGTTGCCGGCCCTGTGGGCGAAGCGCTGATCATGACCGCGATCGGCCTGTTCGTCGCTATCCCGGCGGTGTTCGCGTTCAACTTCTTCTCCAAGGTCAACAGCTCGGTGATCGCCAAGTTCGACACCTTTGCCCATGACCTGCATGACTTCTTCGCCACCGGTTCGCGCGTCCGCTAATCCGGTCGTTAAAGAACTCCTTCGCAACGATTTAGACGGAGCCCGTTATGGCCTTCAGTAGTGGAAACAGCGGCGGCCCGATGGCCGACATCAATGTGACGCCCCTCGTGGACGTGATGTTGGTGCTGCTGATCATATTCATCATTACGGCGCCGCTGATGTCCCATAAGGTCAAGGTGGAGCTGCCAGAGGCCAACTTGATCCAGAAGGAAGATGCGGAAAAACGCGCCGCACCGATCACTCTAGCCGTCAAGGAAGACGGGTCGCTGTATTGGAACGACGAGCCGATTTCCAAGGAAGCCCTGGAATCACGCCTGTCCACCGCAGCACAGCAGACTCCGCAACCGCCGCTCAATTTGCGCGGCGACCGCACGACCAAGATGCGTACGATCAACGAGATCACCAAGATCGCGCAGGGTCAGGGCATGCTGGACGTCGGCTTCGTTGCAACCAAAGAGAAGGGGCAGTAAGTCATGGCATTCAGTACCAGTGGAAACCGAGGCCCAATGGCCGACATCAACGTCACGCCCCTCGTGGACGTGATGTTGGTGCTGCTGATCATCTTCATCGTAACTGCGCCGATCATGACGTACCCGATTGCCGTGGATCTGCCGCAGCGGGTGCTCAATCCGCCACCGCAGACGACCGAACCGCCGCCGCCGATCGAGTTGCGTATCGACGCCAGCAACCAGGTGTTCTGGAACAATAGCCCGACTCCGGTCGCGCAGTTGCAACAGAAGATGGAAGAAGTGGTTCAGGCTGATCCGACCAATCAGCCGGAACTGCGCATCGACGCCAATGAAGATGCGGAGTATGAGGTGATGGCCAAGGTCCTCGCCGCGGCGAAAAACTCACAGATGAAGAAAATCGGCTTCATGCAGTAAGACATCGCAAGATCGTAATATAACAGTCATGAAACGACTGCAACGCCAGCGGAAACGGTGGCGTTTTTTTATGGTCGATCGAACATGGCCGTTGTCCGTCACTGGTATGAGGTGGGCAGACTCAGCATTTGCTGCATCGCCTACGTTGAGTCTTTTTGGTGGCTATATCGATACGTCGAGATACCTGCGCGCCGATTCGCACGCAGGTTGTCATCGAGTTTGGAGATGTGTGACGTTGTTGGACGTCGAGCACAATGGTTTAGTTTGTCGTCCCTGAAACATTCCTCTCAAGTACGAATCGCCAGCAGTGACAGCCGTACGATGCGAGATGGATGGAGCACGGCTTCCTAGCCGCGAACAAAACAAGGACACCTTTAAAAACTTCGACTTCGGTAAATTGCGCGCGATACGCATCAATGACTTGCGAGCGCGCCTTGGTCGAGTATTAAAGGTGCCTTAGAGCGAGAACCCTTAATCCTCTCGCCGCATTCAAATAGACCCCTTTTCTTGAGATGCCGACACTCTTCTCCACCAGACAGTCTTAACGAAAAGCCAGCTGCGTACCGGCGTCTTGATCACTAGCAAAAGAAATCCGATCGAAAGCAAGCACCAGACGGCCGGGAATTCATTCGGGTTGTCCGTGGTCAGCCTAGCCAGAATTGGACCCAACAAAAGATGGAAAATCGTAAACCTCCATGAACCGTAAGCTAGCGGAACGATGAAGGCGGCGAAGATATAGGGTGCCCAGACGACCTTGAAGCCAAAGATGGTAACGCTGAGGAGGTCGTTGACGGGTAGCTCCCAGGCTATATGCCAGTTTCCACTGACCGAACAAAGGCGATCAGAGCAGAGAGCCGTTCCTTTGGGCACGTGACTTGCCCATTCGAAGGGGTAGATTTTGAGGATCATCAGGATGAGACAGATGAAGCAAGCGAAATACGCATAATTCTTCACCTTATTTTTCGCCGCTTCTGGGATAAAATAAAGTGATATCGCATTTATGAAAAAAGGCTGTATTGCGATATGAAGGAACCCGAGTAACGTGGCGACCTGGTTCATCGGGTTGCTGCAGGAGTTGATTACGGTGTAGGTGAAAGCCTGTAGGATTTCCATTAGCGAAAAGAATGCAAGGCATCCCCACAATTCGAACGGTTCTTTTTTGTAGGCCGAGTATGCGCATCCTAAGAGGCCGCAAGCAGCTACCGCCGTGGAAGCTTGTCCATTCCAGCACATAAATAATGAATGTTAGGTAGTTAGAAGGTAACCTTCAGAATATGTGAAGTGGCAAGGATTCAAGTTTTATTTTCGGAAACTATCACGCCAAAAGCGAGCCTTCCAAGGCTATCGTTGCTGATTCGCGGCAGTGGCCGAGCCATCACGTTGCTTAGAGCCGCTAACAGAGCGTGGCGAGCAGTGTTGAGATCAGTAAGGACGGCGCACAGCAACCGCAGTTTAAGAGTAGTTAATGCCGATTCCGAGAACTGGCCGCGCCCGCCTGGCGGTGGAGCGCAGTAGATTTGTTAGCCGATCTAAGTCGGCCCTGAAAATCCCCCTTAGATAGCAGGCGCCGCAGCTGACAGTCGCAATTGGCTCTTGTCATTGCCCGGATCCATTTGTGGAAAAATGCGATTCAGGTACTGGCAAACACGGGTTTTAGCCCGCCGCAGAACTGAGCATGTGCAGCACATTGCCGTGGCGCCTTTCAGCCTGCAGTCTTCTTCAGATGTTCGATCACCGGCTCCACCGCCTGTCGTCGCTTGATCCAGCGCCATTGCCGTCGCGTCAGCGTCTTGGCCTTGCCGCGATGCAGGACCTGCACGCCATCGACTTCGCGCCCGCGATCGCCCAGGTCCACGATCGCCACCGTCGGTTCTACGCGCACATCCTGCAGCAACCCGCGTGTCTGCTCCAGCTGTTCGGCCAAGGTGTCGCCATCGTACGGGTTGCCAGGAAAACTGCGCGCGCCCACGACCAATCCCTTGCAGGCGGTGACCGCAATGCCGACCTTGACGCCGAATGCGTACGCTTGACGCGCCTTGCCCTTGCCGATGCATTCCACTTCCGGGGCATGCAATGCGTACAGTTTTTGTTTGTCCTTCGGACGCTACGTGTACAGCCGTTGCGCACGTTCCAGCCAGACCGCGATGCGCTCGCGCACGCCGGGTTCCACCTGGTCCAGCTTGCGCTGCATGTCGCGCAACATCCGCCCCAACACCGTGCGTTGACGTCGCAGCACGCGCTGCATGACCCAGGCGCTGCCGCCAGCGCGTCAGCGAGCTGGGATCGCACGGCAAGCGCGTCTGGAACACGACTTCGCCAGTGAAGAACTGCCAATACGGATTTTCCAGCCAGCGCTCGCACACCGCTTCATCGGACAGGTCGTCGGCGTGTTTGAGGTACAGCAGGCCGGCGATCAGCCGCGCCGGCAGCGCGGGACGACCGCCACCGGCTGGCGTGGCCGGAAAATGTGGCAAAAGCGTCTGCTCCAACGCCGCCCACGGCATGCGGTGGCTCAATTACACCAACGGATGACGCAGATCGATCTGGTTCTCCAGGCGCGAACGAAACAATTCGTCGGCGGGTCTGTCTTCGGCAGCAGGACGGCGTGTACGCATGGACGGAAATTGCAAAAAAACCAGCCCTCAGCGTCGCGAAAACTGGTAGTTCTGGCACGCCGGTGCAGACATCAAGGCCTTGCGGTCGTTGGGTGATTGGGGTTTTTCAGGGGCGACTAAATAGTGGATGACGCAAGGTCGATCTTGCCTTATGCGACTAAGAGCGGCTAACAAAACGACTGCGCTTACCGCCAGGCGGGCGCGGCCAGTGCTCGGAATCGGCATGTACCACGCGTACACTCCGGTCCCTGCGCGCCGTCCGCATCCACCTGGCGGCTGCTCGCTACGTTTTGTTAGCCGCTCTAAGAGCGGCTAACAAAACCCAGGAAGAAGCCGTAAGCAGATGATGGAGCATGCAAGCGAGAGCAACGCCAAGTGGAGATCGATGCGGCGTTCAAAGCGGATGCGCAGTTTGCCCAGGCCTGCGAACCAGGCATGCGTGCGCTCGACGACCCAGCGATGACGGCCCAACCGGTCGTTGCGCGCGATCCCCTTGCGTGCGATCCGCGCAATGATGCCGCGCTGCTTGAGGAAGGCGCGACAGCGGTCGATGTCGTAAGCCTTGTCGGCGTGCAATTTGTCTGGCCAACGTCGCGGGCGCCCTGGTTTGCCACCAATTGGCGGCAAGGCGTCGATCAACTCCTCGAACACGACCGAGTCGTGCCGATTGGCGCCGGTG is part of the Xanthomonas fragariae genome and encodes:
- the exbB gene encoding TonB-system energizer ExbB, which produces MPQEFFIAAAAGGSNPSAALSQMGFEHLITEMTSNPGDFAVSWVVLITLIAMSASSWYWTVINIFRATRLKSAADRVTTAFWDAPNAQDAIRAMEAQSASEPFSKIALDAAQAAAHHQRAEGSTGALGESLSRSEFVDRALRQAVTRESTKLQSGMTLLATVGATAPFVGLLGTVWGIYGALIKIGATGSASIDAVAGPVGEALIMTAIGLFVAIPAVFAFNFFSKVNSSVIAKFDTFAHDLHDFFATGSRVR
- a CDS encoding ExbD/TolR family protein — protein: MAFSTSGNRGPMADINVTPLVDVMLVLLIIFIVTAPIMTYPIAVDLPQRVLNPPPQTTEPPPPIELRIDASNQVFWNNSPTPVAQLQQKMEEVVQADPTNQPELRIDANEDAEYEVMAKVLAAAKNSQMKKIGFMQ
- a CDS encoding DUF5765 domain-containing protein; the encoded protein is MEILQAFTYTVINSCSNPMNQVATLLGFLHIAIQPFFINAISLYFIPEAAKNKVKNYAYFACFICLILMILKIYPFEWASHVPKGTALCSDRLCSVSGNWHIAWELPVNDLLSVTIFGFKVVWAPYIFAAFIVPLAYGSWRFTIFHLLLGPILARLTTDNPNEFPAVWCLLSIGFLLLVIKTPVRSWLFVKTVWWRRVSASQEKGSI
- a CDS encoding ExbD/TolR family protein; the encoded protein is MAFSSGNSGGPMADINVTPLVDVMLVLLIIFIITAPLMSHKVKVELPEANLIQKEDAEKRAAPITLAVKEDGSLYWNDEPISKEALESRLSTAAQQTPQPPLNLRGDRTTKMRTINEITKIAQGQGMLDVGFVATKEKGQ
- a CDS encoding tetratricopeptide repeat protein translates to MKLLNRKQALLSLFIAASLGGAVVADAVAQSDRSSERASRKSKNSGKAEELYPQSTRAAPTIKPSSKLSSKLQKLIETFNKGEDYPGVRTQADEILANSAANEADKALAAQLAAQAAYNLDDVAAAKKYLQQAISLNTLDNNGQFQSMLMLAQLQLQDNQQAEGLVTLDKYLDESKSQRPEDLILKGQALYQVERYKEAIPVLKQAIAASPEPKDAWNQLLMSSYAEAGQTGEAVAAAEALAVKSPGDKKAQLNLASMYMQADQMDKAAAVMDKLRAAGQLTEEKEYKQLYSIYANTEKKEKDVIAVINEGMQKGILKPDYQTYLALAQSYYYSEDVPKAIENWQKAAPLSKDGETYLNLAKVLHSEGRIPEARQAAQQAIAKGVKKPDDAKKIINLK
- a CDS encoding energy transducer TonB — translated: MTEQLVIHRHDYDAGNQGLSWARIIGIAFVIALHLTALMMLLIPAVAPKAPAEKERTTTVTLVDAPPPPPPPPPPPPPEDKPPPPVKNLSPPKPSPVPPPPEAPVVDVPEPRPSDIVTPPSPPSQPQPPSDIGASVDISSKNMNPPKYPPAAFRAGIQGEVVLIVDVDASGNVTNVSVEKSSRNRDLDRAAMDAARKWKFNASIVNGQKSAGRVRVPVNFALN
- a CDS encoding M48 family metallopeptidase, giving the protein MKARLLIVIALLALTACATTTSPTGRRQVVGGVSQQQLDQLGAQSFAQTKAKEKVSTDGRQNAYVQCVVNALVAQLQPQWRQTRWETALFVDDEANAFALPGGKVGVNTGIFTVAKTQDQLAAVLGHEIGHVISRHHEERITRQLGAQAGLDIIGALAGAAYGDGAASAVNQVGSMTAQTVFLLPGSRTQESEADVVGQRLMAQAGFDPAQAVTLWQNMMSASGNRQPQWLSTHPAPANRIRELQADVNQLEPVYQQALQDGHGPHCG